The following proteins are encoded in a genomic region of Coffea eugenioides isolate CCC68of chromosome 6, Ceug_1.0, whole genome shotgun sequence:
- the LOC113776032 gene encoding probable L-gulonolactone oxidase 6 encodes MKVATSTSHSIPKLICPEGENGLIISTKDLNRTLNIDKSAMTITVEPGMLLRQLINESAMAGLAIPYVPYWWGVTVGGILGTGAHGSSLWGESGSAVHDFVIQIRIVTPAGPDEGYAKVRTLQNGDPELDAARVSLGVLGVISQVTLQLQPMFKRSITLLEKNDSDLADQVSTFGRQHEFADLTWYPSQSKVVYRIDDRVSSGTPGNGVYDIAAFRSVPSQYLAMARSLGESQESTSDVVGKCVTAAQTLSQLAVAAYGLTNDGMAFNGYPVVGYNNQLQSSGTCLDSLEDALATSCPWDPRIKGLYFFYTAISISLSKTKDFIEDVKKLVALQPEAFCGLDLYIGILMRYVTASTAYLGKDEDVVEFDMIYYRSKDPMSPRIYQDILEEIEQLALFKYGGLPHWGKNKNMAFIRAIKKYKSASEFLKVKRLYDPLGLFSNEWTDQILEVKDGISIVKENCALEGLCICSEDVHCAPQKGYFCRPGKVYQEARVCVHLSYEDGYDWS; translated from the exons atgaaagtagcaACCTCAACATCACACAGTATACCTAAACTTATATGCCCTGAGGGAGAAAATGGCCTGATTATTAGCACCAAGGACCTCAACCGGACCCTGAATATCGACAAATCAGCGATGACCATAACAGTTGAGCCTGGAATGTTACTAAGGCAGCTGATCAATGAAAGTGCCATGGCTGGATTAGCTATACCTTATGTCCCATATTGGTGGGGTGTAACTGTCGGTGGAATTTTGGGCACGGGTGCCCATGGAAGCTCACTGTGGGGTGAATCGGGTAGTGCAGTTCATGATTTTGTGATTCAAATTCGGATTGTAACACCTGCAGGCCCTGATGAAGGTTATGCAAAAGTTCGAACGCTGCAAAACGGTGACCCTGAGCTTGATGCTGCTAGAGTATCCCTTGGTGTTCTTGGAGTGATTTCCCAG GTGACTCTTCAACTGCAACCAATGTTTAAGAGGTCTATCACCCTTCTAGAGAAAAATGATTCAGACTTAGCAGATCAAGTGTCCACCTTCGGCAGACAACACGAATTTGCAGATTTAACGTGGTACCCAAGTCAAAGCAAGGTTGTCTATCGTATTGATGATAGAGTCTCCTCAGGCACTCCTGGAAATGGTGTTTATGATATTGCGGCTTTTCGGTCTGTCCCTTCACAATATCTTGCCATGGCAAGAAGCTTAG GAGAGAGTCAAGAATCCACAAGTGATGTTGTAGGGAAATGTGTAACAGCAGCACAAACTCTATCCCAACTGGCAGTGGCAGCATATGGGTTGACCAACGATG GTATGGCTTTCAATGGCTACCCTGTGGTAGGCTATAACAACCAGCTTCAATCATCTGGTACATGCCTAGACAGCCTAGAAGATGCATTGGCAACATCATGCCCTTGGGACCCTAGAATTAAGGGCTTATACTTCTTCTATACTGCAATCAGCATCAGCTTGTCCAAGACTAAGGACTTCATTGAAGATGTGAAGAAACTTGTTGCTTTGCAACCTGAGGCTTTCTGTGGCCTAGACCTCTATATTGGTATCCTCATGAGATATGTCACTGCTTCAACTGCTTACTTGGGTAAAGATGAAGATGTTGTAGAATTCGACATGATTTACTATAGAAGTAAGGATCCAATGTCCCCAAGAATCTATCAAGACATCCTtgaagagatagagcaactagcaTTATTTAAATATGGAGGGTTGCCACATtgggggaaaaacaaaaatatggCTTTTATCAGGGCAATCAAGAAGTATAAGAGTGCTAGTGAGTTTTTGAAAGTAAAAAGGTTGTATGATCCTTTAGGGTTGTTTTCCAATGAATGGACAGACCAAATTCTTGAAGTGAAAGATGGGATTAGTATAGTGAAGGAAAATTGTGCCTTGGAAGGATTATGCATATGCTCGGAGGATGTTCATTGTGCCCCACAAAAGGGATACTTTTGTCGACCAGGAAAAGTTTATCAAGAAGCTAGGGTTTGTGTTCATTTGTCATATGAAGATGGGTATGACTGGTCTTAG
- the LOC113776031 gene encoding vacuolar iron transporter 1-like translates to MAGEQEKLLLDEHKENHFTAGEIVRDMIIGVSDGLTVPFALAAGLSGANASSSIILTAGIAEVAAGAISMGLGGYLAAKSEADHYMRELKREEEEIIAVPDTEAAEVAEILSRYGIEPHEYKPVVNALRKNPQAWLDFMMK, encoded by the exons ATGGCTGGAGAACAAGAGAAATTATTGCTGGATGAACACAAGGAGAACCATTTCACAGCTGGAGAAATTGTACGTGACATGATTATTGGTGTTTCTGATGGCCTAACAGTCCCTTTTGCTCTGGCTGCTGGATTGTCTGGTGCTAATGCTTCATCATCCATCATTCTCACTGCTGGCATTGCTGAGGTTGCTGCTGGAGCCATTTCCATGGGACTTGGAGG TTATCTTGCTGCAAAAAGTGAGGCTGACCACTACATGAGAGAACTCAAAAGGGAAGAGGAAGAGATCATTGCTGTACCAGATACAG AAGCAGCAGAGGTCGCAGAGATATTGTCCAGGTATGGAATTGAGCCCCATGAATATAAGCCAGTGGTGAACGCTCTGAGGAAGAACCCACAAGCctggcttgatttcatgatgAAGTAA
- the LOC113776274 gene encoding probable truncated L-gulonolactone oxidase 7, mitochondrial, translating to MGLYYLDTAISISWSKIKDIIENVKKFVALQPEAFCGLDLYNGIHVRHITISTAYLGKDEDVIEFDKLYYRSKDPMPPSIYQDILEEIDQIALFKCARLPH from the coding sequence ATGGGCTTATACTACTTGGATACTGCAATCAGCATCAGCTGGTCCAAGATTAAGGACATCATTGAAAATGTGAAGAAATTTGTTGCTTTGCAACCTGAGGCTTTCTGTGGCCTGGACCTCTATAATGGTATCCATGTGAGACATATCACTATTTCAACTGCTTATTTGGGTAAAGATGAAGATGTTATAGAATTCGATAAGCTTTACTATAGAAGTAAGGATCCAATGCCCCCCAGCATCTATCAAGACATTCTTGAAGAGATTGATCAAATAGCCTTGTTTAAATGTGCAAGGTTGCCACATTGa
- the LOC113776277 gene encoding probable truncated L-gulonolactone oxidase 7, mitochondrial, protein MGLYYFDTAISISWSKNKDITEDVKKFVALLPEAFCGLDLYNGILMRYITTSTAYLGKDEDVIEFDMLYYRSKDPMPPSIYQDILEEIDQIALFKCARLPH, encoded by the coding sequence ATGGGCTTATACTACTTCGATACTGCAATCAGCATCAGCTGGTCCAAGAATAAGGACATCACTGAAGATGTGAAGAAATTTGTTGCTTTGCTACCTGAGGCTTTCTGTGGCCTAGACCTCTATAATGGTATTCTCATGAGATATATCACTACTTCAACTGCTTATTTGGGTAAAGATGAAGATGTTATAGAATTCGATATGCTTTACTATAGAAGTAAGGATCCAATGCCCCCAAGCATCTATCAAGACATTCTTGAAGAGATTGATCAAATAGCCTTGTTTAAATGTGCAAGGTTGCCCCATTGA
- the LOC113776029 gene encoding probable L-gulonolactone oxidase 6: MSKLYSDKTIFMKIGISNIILSILIFTAESSPPQDPIRCSNKTFNCTIINTYGSFPDRTICRAAEVVYPSTEAELVSIVANAALLNRKMKVATSTSHSIPKLACPDGENGLLISTKNLDQTINVDKSSMTMTVGSGMTLRELISKAAEVGLALPYAPYWWGLTVGGMLGTGAHGSSLWGLGSAVHDYVVQLRIVTPAGPEEGYAKVRILESDNPELNAAKVSLGVLGVISQVTLKLQPMFKRSITFMEKNDSSLGDQASSFGYQHEFADVSWHPSQKKVIYRVDDRVATNALGNGLNDFTGFRSTPSLVVAAVRSTEEIQESTNDANGICLNAATTIFTLKATAYGYTNDGIIFKGYPIVGYQNRLQASGSCLNGIQDALITACPWDPRVKGLFFHQTTFSIGFSKVKGFIEDVQNLVNLVPKALCGIDIYNGILMRYVKASSAYLGKQEDGIDFDITYYRSKDPNKPRLYEDILEEIEQIAMFKYGGLPHWGKNRNVAFLGAIKKYRNVTEFMKVKENYDPNRLFSSEWTDQVLGLKNGITIDKDGCALEGLCICSQDNHCAPRLGYFCRPGKIYKDARVCTLSAKR; encoded by the exons ATGTCCAAACTATATTCTGATAAGACCATTTTCATGAAAATTGGGATATCAAACATTATTTTGTCAATCCTTATTTTCACCGCCGAAAGTAGCCCACCTCAAGATCCAATAAGATGTTCAAATAAAACCTTCAACTGCACCATAATCAACACTTATGGGTCCTTCCCTGATCGGACCATTTGTCGAGCAGCTGAAGTTGTCTACCCTTCAACAGAAGCTGAGCTAGTCTCAATAGTAGCAAATGCAGCTTTACTAAACAGAAAAATGAAGGTGGCGACTTCAACTTCCCACAGTATTCCCAAGTTGGCTTGTCCTGATGGCGAGAATGGCCTTCTGATAAGCACGAAAAACCTTGATCAAACCATTAATGTCGATAAATCGAGCATGACGATGACTGTTGGAAGTGGGATGACTCTCAGGGAGCTGATTAGCAAGGCGGCCGAGGTGGGGCTGGCCTTGCCTTATGCACCGTACTGGTGGGGCTTAACAGTTGGTGGAATGTTGGGCACGGGGGCTCATGGCAGCTCTTTATGGGGTTTGGGCAGTGCTGTCCATGACTATGTTGTTCAGCTTCGGATTGTCACACCCGCTGGACCTGAGGAAGGTTATGCAAAAGTGAGGATACTTGAGAGTGATAATCCTGAGCTCAATGCAGCAAAAGTTTCTCTCGGAGTTCTTGGAGTAATTTCACAG GTAACTTTGAAGCTTCAACCAATGTTCAAACGATCTATCACCTTCATGGAGAAGAATGATTCAAGTCTTGGAGATCAAGCATCAAGCTTTGGATATCAGCATGAATTTGCAGATGTTAGTTGGCATCCAAGTCAAAAAAAGGTGATTTATAGGGTTGATGACCGAGTTGCCACCAACGCCCTGGGAAATGGCCttaatgatttcactggctttCGCTCCACTCCTTCACTTGTTGTCGCAGCAGTTAGATCCACAG AGGAGATTCAAGAATCAACAAATGATGCAAATGGGATATGCTTAAATGCGGCAACAACAATATTTACATTAAAAGCGACTGCATATGGGTACACCAACGATG GTATTATATTCAAGGGATATCCAATAGTTGGATATCAAAATCGTCTGCAGGCATCAGGCAGCTGCCTTAATGGAATTCAAGATGCATTGATCACAGCTTGTCCATGGGACCCTAGAGTTAAAGGCTTATTTTTTCACCAAACAACATTTAGTATAGGGTTCTCAAAAGTCAAGGGTTTCATTGAAGACGTACAAAATCTTGTCAATTTGGTGCCTAAGGCCTTGTGTGGCATAGACATTTACAATGGCATCTTAATGAGGTATGTCAAAGCTTCAAGTGCTTATTTGGGAAAACAAGAAGATGGGATAGACTTTGATATCACATACTACAGAAGCAAAGACCCAAACAAGCCTAGGCTTTATGAAGACATTCTTGAAGAGATAGAGCAAATTGCTATGTTCAAGTATGGAGGGTTGCCACACTGGGGAAAGAATAGAAATGTTGCTTTTCTTGGGGCAATCAAGAAATATAGAAATGTCACTGAATTCATGAAGGTCAAAGAAAATTATGACCCAAATAGGCTGTTTTCTAGTGAATGGACAGACCAAGTTCTTGGGTTGAAAAATGGGATCACCATAGACAAGGATGGCTGTGCTTTGGAGGGCCTTTGCATTTGTTCTCAAGATAATCATTGTGCCCCAAGATTGGGCTATTTTTGTAGACCGGGAAAAATTTACAAGGATGCTAGGGTATGTACCCTATCAGCAAAAAGGTGA